The proteins below are encoded in one region of Paenisporosarcina cavernae:
- the rpsO gene encoding 30S ribosomal protein S15, protein MAITQERKNELIAEYRTHESDTGSADIQVAILTEEINNLNEHLRTHKKDHHSRRGLFKMVGRRRNLLKYLRENEVQRYRELINKLGLRR, encoded by the coding sequence AACGAATTAATCGCTGAGTACCGTACACACGAAAGTGATACAGGTTCTGCTGATATTCAAGTAGCTATCCTAACGGAAGAGATTAACAACTTGAATGAGCATTTACGTACTCACAAAAAAGATCACCACTCACGTCGCGGTCTTTTCAAAATGGTTGGTCGTCGTCGTAACTTGTTGAAATATCTTCGTGAAAACGAAGTTCAACGTTACCGTGAATTGATCAACAAACTTGGCTTACGTCGATAA
- the pnp gene encoding polyribonucleotide nucleotidyltransferase, whose protein sequence is MNEEKIYTYEWAGRTLSVEVGKYAKQANGAVMVKYGDSTVLSTATASKTPKSLDFFPLTVNYEERLYAVGKIPGGFIKREGRPSENAILTSRLIDRPIRPLFPDGFRNEVQVISIVMSVDQDSTPEMAAMFGSSLALMVSDIPFGGPIAGVQVGLINDEFIINPTQEQMEHSTIDLVVAGTKDAINMVEAGALEVPEETMLEAIMFGHEEIKKLIAFQEQIAAEVGKEKSVINLYELDEELSADISAKIETRLHEAIQVQEKHAREAAISEVKNEVIAQYEEQESDEATLKQVRQILDKMVKEEVRRLITDEKIRPDGRKLDEIRPLSSTTGVLPRTHGSGLFTRGQTQALSIATLGALGDVQIIDGLGVEESKRFMHHYNFPQFSVGETGPIRGPGRREIGHGALGERALSAVIPDEKEFPYTIRLVSEVLESNGSTSQASICASTLAMMDAGVPIKAPVAGIAMGLIKRGEQYSVLSDIQGMEDHLGDMDFKVAGTAKGVTALQMDIKIDGLSREILEEALTQAKIGRMHILESMLATIAEPRKSLSKYAPKIIMVKINPDKIRDVIGPGGKQINKIIEETGVKIDTEQDGTIYISSTDEAMNARAKEIIENIVREAQVGEYYDGKVKRIEKFGAFVEIFPGKDGLLHISEIQEERTKAVEDVLKLGDELKVKVIEIDNQGRVNLSRKIVIKEEKEAAEETQATE, encoded by the coding sequence ATGAACGAAGAAAAAATTTACACGTATGAATGGGCAGGAAGAACACTTTCTGTCGAAGTAGGAAAATATGCAAAACAAGCAAACGGTGCAGTAATGGTTAAGTATGGTGATTCTACTGTTCTTTCCACAGCAACTGCTTCCAAAACACCAAAATCGCTTGATTTCTTTCCATTAACAGTAAACTATGAGGAACGTTTATATGCCGTTGGTAAAATTCCAGGAGGCTTTATTAAACGAGAAGGGCGTCCTTCTGAAAATGCAATTTTAACTAGTCGCTTAATCGACCGTCCAATACGTCCTTTATTTCCAGATGGGTTCCGTAATGAAGTCCAAGTGATTTCGATCGTAATGTCTGTTGATCAGGATAGCACACCTGAAATGGCTGCCATGTTTGGTTCATCCCTTGCATTGATGGTTTCTGATATTCCGTTTGGGGGACCAATTGCCGGTGTTCAAGTTGGATTAATTAACGATGAATTTATTATCAATCCTACACAAGAACAAATGGAACACAGCACGATTGACTTGGTTGTAGCAGGAACAAAAGACGCGATTAACATGGTAGAAGCTGGAGCGCTTGAAGTACCAGAAGAAACGATGCTTGAAGCGATAATGTTTGGTCACGAAGAAATTAAAAAATTGATTGCTTTCCAAGAACAAATTGCTGCAGAAGTTGGGAAAGAAAAATCAGTCATTAATTTATATGAACTAGACGAAGAATTGAGCGCAGACATTTCTGCTAAAATCGAGACTCGTTTACATGAAGCGATTCAGGTACAAGAAAAACATGCTCGTGAAGCAGCTATTTCAGAAGTGAAAAATGAAGTAATTGCGCAGTATGAAGAACAAGAGTCAGATGAAGCAACACTAAAACAAGTTCGTCAAATTTTAGATAAAATGGTAAAAGAAGAAGTACGTCGTCTAATTACGGACGAGAAAATTCGACCTGATGGACGGAAGTTAGATGAAATCAGACCACTATCTTCAACTACGGGCGTATTGCCGCGTACTCACGGTTCTGGTTTGTTCACACGAGGACAAACGCAAGCATTAAGTATCGCGACACTTGGTGCACTTGGGGACGTGCAAATTATAGACGGCCTTGGAGTAGAGGAATCGAAACGATTCATGCATCACTACAATTTCCCTCAATTTTCTGTAGGGGAAACTGGTCCAATACGTGGACCAGGTCGTCGTGAAATCGGACACGGTGCACTTGGAGAGCGTGCATTGTCAGCTGTGATCCCAGATGAGAAAGAGTTTCCGTATACGATTCGTTTAGTTTCCGAAGTGTTGGAATCAAACGGTTCTACTTCACAAGCAAGTATTTGTGCCTCAACATTAGCAATGATGGATGCTGGTGTACCGATTAAAGCACCAGTTGCAGGTATTGCAATGGGACTTATCAAACGCGGTGAGCAATATTCTGTTCTGTCTGATATTCAAGGGATGGAAGATCATCTAGGCGACATGGACTTTAAAGTAGCTGGAACTGCAAAAGGTGTTACAGCTCTTCAAATGGACATTAAAATTGATGGTTTATCGCGTGAAATTCTTGAAGAAGCACTTACACAAGCAAAAATCGGTCGTATGCATATTCTAGAAAGTATGCTTGCAACGATCGCTGAACCAAGAAAATCGCTGTCCAAGTATGCACCGAAAATTATTATGGTGAAAATTAATCCAGATAAGATTCGTGATGTCATCGGGCCGGGCGGAAAACAAATCAATAAAATTATTGAAGAAACTGGCGTGAAAATTGATACAGAGCAAGACGGTACAATTTACATCTCTTCTACAGATGAAGCGATGAATGCTCGTGCAAAAGAAATTATTGAAAATATTGTTCGAGAAGCACAAGTTGGCGAATATTATGATGGTAAAGTCAAACGAATTGAAAAATTCGGTGCTTTCGTTGAAATCTTCCCAGGTAAAGATGGCTTGCTTCATATCTCTGAAATCCAAGAAGAACGGACGAAAGCGGTAGAAGACGTCTTAAAACTCGGGGACGAGTTAAAAGTGAAGGTAATTGAAATTGACAACCAAGGACGCGTCAATTTATCGAGAAAAATCGTTATAAAAGAAGAAAAAGAAGCGGCAGAAGAAACGCAAGCAACTGAATAA
- a CDS encoding M16 family metallopeptidase → MIETIHCSNGVRIVAEKMEHLRSTAIGIWVKVGSVNETPNENGMTHFIEHMLFKGTKSHSAKQLAQEFDRIGGNMNAFTSKEYTCYYAKVLDHHAPKAIDLLADMFFHSVFDKVELDKERQVVAEEILMVEDTPDDDVHEQLWKIMYPSHSIGRSILGSEETLQTFDEQAIREFMDQHYVPENIVISIAGSIPTGFISYIESLFGSFSQKEDKGRKEIKETTPLFHAGESVKIRETEQSHLCLGYPALDIHDQRLMDLVIFSTIFGGNMSSRLFQEVREEKALAYSIYSYHSAYQQSGTFSIYGGTSTKQLPLLQTTIQETIDQVVQNGVSEDEVESTKEQLKGNILLGSESSSSRMNRNGKNILMFHKTKSYNEVEEEINAVTTESVNALQRSILTSNFATSIITSK, encoded by the coding sequence ATGATAGAAACAATACATTGCTCAAATGGAGTTCGAATTGTTGCGGAAAAAATGGAACATTTACGTTCGACCGCAATTGGGATTTGGGTAAAAGTAGGCTCTGTAAATGAAACACCGAATGAGAATGGCATGACGCATTTTATTGAACACATGCTTTTTAAAGGTACGAAATCACATTCTGCAAAACAACTTGCCCAGGAATTTGATCGAATTGGTGGGAACATGAACGCCTTTACATCCAAAGAGTACACTTGTTATTATGCAAAAGTGTTAGATCATCATGCCCCTAAAGCAATCGATTTATTGGCTGACATGTTCTTTCACTCTGTTTTTGACAAAGTAGAGTTGGATAAAGAGAGACAAGTAGTCGCAGAAGAGATATTAATGGTGGAAGACACACCAGATGATGATGTACACGAGCAATTATGGAAAATCATGTACCCCTCTCATTCGATTGGGAGGTCCATTCTTGGGAGTGAAGAGACCCTTCAAACATTTGATGAACAAGCAATCCGAGAATTTATGGACCAGCATTATGTACCGGAGAATATCGTGATATCGATTGCTGGAAGCATTCCCACTGGATTCATTTCCTATATTGAATCGTTATTTGGATCGTTCTCCCAAAAAGAAGACAAAGGAAGAAAAGAAATAAAGGAAACTACACCTCTATTCCATGCCGGAGAAAGCGTGAAAATTCGCGAGACAGAGCAGAGTCACTTATGTCTTGGTTACCCTGCATTAGATATCCATGATCAACGGTTAATGGATTTAGTGATTTTTTCTACTATTTTTGGAGGCAATATGTCCTCTAGATTATTCCAAGAGGTTAGGGAAGAAAAAGCACTTGCCTATTCGATTTATTCGTATCATTCTGCATATCAACAATCCGGAACATTTTCGATTTATGGAGGAACATCCACTAAACAACTTCCTCTTTTACAAACGACAATTCAAGAAACAATTGATCAAGTAGTACAAAACGGAGTATCAGAAGACGAAGTTGAAAGTACAAAAGAACAGTTAAAAGGAAATATTCTACTTGGTTCAGAAAGCTCCAGTTCTAGAATGAACCGAAACGGAAAAAACATTCTGATGTTTCATAAAACGAAGAGCTATAACGAGGTCGAAGAAGAAATTAATGCAGTAACAACAGAAAGTGTAAATGCATTACAACGGAGTATCCTAACTTCCAACTTTGCTACATCCATCATTACATCGAAATAA
- a CDS encoding YlmC/YmxH family sporulation protein codes for MLLSEMANKELIQLSDGRRMGFLSNTELLFQPKTGEIIGFELPDKKKMWNGSKGNASSKEIVLWSDIVLIGENRILFSKTTDSNKVSQLG; via the coding sequence ATGTTGTTATCAGAAATGGCTAATAAGGAATTGATTCAATTATCGGACGGAAGAAGAATGGGTTTTTTATCGAATACAGAATTACTTTTTCAACCTAAGACAGGTGAAATTATTGGATTTGAGTTGCCCGATAAAAAGAAAATGTGGAATGGATCGAAGGGGAATGCAAGTTCAAAAGAAATAGTGCTATGGAGTGATATTGTCTTAATCGGTGAAAATCGCATTTTATTCTCCAAAACGACGGACAGTAATAAAGTGAGTCAATTAGGATGA
- a CDS encoding NAD(P)-dependent oxidoreductase yields the protein MKWFLLGSDERMVYLQQFLSARFSVLYYPVNGWTNEVNRKIEAFHPTHIMLPISPMDICTDSFSLTGVEQLWMGRESPELSQIAQEYSIPVVRYLEEEEWIWCNANVTSESFLKYFYEEQSEQIEGQSFVVTGFGRVAKCLANLLVKMRAKIVIYARSPYQIAEAKAFGYETISSLEKTDLVNAYLVNTIPSKWITSEISNNLHGVKKIFDLASAPGCVDSNVKVKDEDYVLLAGLPGKMLPVSAGKILFDQIMRYQLAGGEVVHDG from the coding sequence ATGAAGTGGTTTTTACTCGGTTCGGATGAAAGAATGGTCTATCTGCAACAATTTCTAAGTGCTCGTTTTTCTGTGCTTTATTATCCAGTAAATGGCTGGACGAATGAAGTGAATCGTAAAATTGAAGCGTTTCACCCGACACATATTATGCTACCAATTTCACCGATGGATATTTGTACGGATTCTTTTTCGCTTACAGGTGTCGAACAGTTGTGGATGGGAAGAGAGTCTCCTGAATTATCGCAAATTGCACAAGAGTACTCCATTCCTGTCGTTCGATATTTGGAAGAGGAGGAGTGGATTTGGTGTAATGCCAATGTGACGAGTGAAAGTTTTCTGAAGTATTTTTATGAGGAACAATCGGAACAAATCGAGGGGCAATCATTTGTGGTAACAGGTTTTGGCAGGGTAGCGAAGTGCTTAGCTAATCTGTTAGTTAAAATGCGAGCGAAAATTGTTATCTATGCTCGGTCGCCGTATCAAATAGCGGAAGCAAAAGCATTTGGGTATGAAACGATTTCGAGTTTAGAAAAAACGGATTTGGTGAATGCGTATTTAGTTAATACCATCCCTTCTAAATGGATTACTTCCGAAATTTCCAACAACTTACATGGGGTGAAAAAAATATTCGATTTGGCATCTGCTCCTGGATGTGTAGACTCGAATGTAAAGGTGAAGGATGAAGATTATGTCTTGTTAGCTGGGCTGCCAGGAAAAATGCTTCCTGTAAGTGCAGGAAAGATCTTATTTGACCAAATAATGCGATATCAATTAGCTGGAGGCGAAGTAGTACATGATGGGTAA
- a CDS encoding dipicolinate synthase subunit B, with amino-acid sequence MMGKRIGFGITASHCTYEEVVPKIQVFRDAGAVVVPIVSQSVVTAATRFGTGDEWIARIEEVSGEKVIQTIADAEPLGPKAPLDCMVIAPMTGTSLSKFVHAINDSPVLMAAKATLRTNRPVVIGISSNDILGANGVNVMTAINMKDVYIVPFGQDDPHRKPKSCISDFNLLYDTVESAIDGKQLQPILLGYAE; translated from the coding sequence ATGATGGGTAAACGAATTGGGTTTGGAATCACAGCTTCCCATTGTACGTATGAAGAAGTAGTTCCCAAAATTCAGGTTTTCCGGGATGCAGGAGCGGTGGTAGTTCCTATTGTGTCTCAATCTGTTGTCACTGCAGCAACAAGATTTGGTACAGGGGATGAGTGGATTGCGCGAATTGAAGAAGTAAGTGGAGAAAAAGTAATTCAAACGATTGCGGATGCAGAACCTTTAGGACCGAAAGCACCTTTAGATTGTATGGTTATTGCTCCTATGACTGGCACATCGTTAAGTAAATTCGTGCATGCAATAAATGATTCACCTGTATTGATGGCTGCAAAAGCAACATTACGAACAAACCGGCCAGTAGTAATCGGGATTTCATCGAATGACATTTTAGGTGCGAATGGTGTAAACGTGATGACAGCAATCAATATGAAAGATGTTTACATTGTCCCTTTTGGGCAGGATGATCCTCATCGAAAACCAAAATCGTGTATCTCTGATTTTAATTTATTGTATGATACAGTTGAATCTGCAATTGACGGAAAGCAACTCCAACCTATTTTGCTAGGGTATGCTGAATGA
- a CDS encoding aspartate-semialdehyde dehydrogenase: protein MEKKYRVAIVGATGAVGEKMKEQLEKRQFPISSIKFLASKRSVGKEIFFQHHVHFVEEATPEAFEGIDIAFFSAGGSVSKELAKEAAKRGAVVIDNTSAFRMEPTIPLVVPEVNKKDLHSHQGIISNPNCSTIQLVCVLEPIRQALGLTKVIISTYQAVSGAGSIAVQELVAQNSSYGNRLSTKAEVLPVKSGSKHYPIAYNAIPQIDQFGEDGFTLEEWKMMNETKKILHDPTLAVSATCVRLPVVAGHSESVYIEIEKENCSVEEVKTIIQQAPGVQLLDNPAEQEYPMPLFSEGKDDVFVGRIRRDPANPKGFHLWIVADNLLKGAALNSIQIAEALMEEGLV, encoded by the coding sequence ATGGAAAAGAAGTATCGAGTCGCGATTGTTGGTGCTACAGGTGCAGTTGGCGAAAAAATGAAAGAACAATTGGAGAAGCGACAATTTCCGATCTCCTCGATTAAATTTTTGGCATCAAAACGCTCCGTTGGTAAAGAAATTTTCTTTCAACATCATGTACACTTTGTAGAAGAAGCGACCCCAGAAGCATTTGAAGGCATCGACATTGCCTTTTTTAGTGCTGGGGGGAGTGTATCAAAAGAATTAGCGAAAGAAGCGGCCAAACGTGGTGCAGTTGTAATTGATAACACTAGTGCATTTCGAATGGAGCCAACTATTCCATTAGTCGTTCCAGAGGTAAATAAAAAGGACCTACATAGCCATCAAGGCATCATTTCGAATCCAAATTGTTCCACTATACAATTAGTATGTGTCTTAGAACCAATTCGACAAGCACTAGGATTAACGAAAGTAATTATTTCCACGTATCAAGCGGTATCAGGTGCGGGCTCCATAGCCGTTCAAGAATTAGTTGCTCAAAATTCAAGCTATGGAAATAGACTTTCGACTAAAGCGGAAGTGTTACCAGTTAAAAGTGGATCAAAGCACTATCCAATAGCGTACAATGCCATTCCCCAAATCGATCAATTTGGAGAAGACGGATTTACGTTAGAGGAATGGAAAATGATGAATGAAACAAAAAAAATATTGCACGATCCGACTCTTGCCGTTTCAGCAACTTGTGTTAGATTACCAGTTGTTGCTGGACATTCGGAGTCTGTTTACATTGAAATTGAGAAAGAAAATTGTTCTGTTGAAGAAGTGAAGACAATTATTCAACAAGCACCTGGAGTTCAACTACTAGATAATCCTGCAGAGCAAGAATATCCAATGCCTCTTTTCTCAGAAGGGAAAGATGATGTATTTGTAGGTAGAATTCGCCGTGATCCAGCAAATCCTAAAGGATTTCACTTGTGGATAGTCGCGGATAATTTGTTAAAAGGTGCTGCACTTAATTCCATACAAATTGCAGAAGCCCTTATGGAAGAGGGCTTAGTTTAG
- the dapA gene encoding 4-hydroxy-tetrahydrodipicolinate synthase → MNIGKVSTAMITPFLPDGSIHFEMIAKIIEHLIANGSDSIVVCGTTGESPTLSHNEKMDIIRFTVETVDGRVPVIAGTGSNNTQQSIDMTQEAEEAGVDGAMLVTPYYNKPDQRGMYEHFKAIASNTNLPVLLYNIPGRSVVNMSPETILHLSTISNIVAVKEASGSLDQMGLILHGKEEEFQVYSGDDGLTLPLLAIGGEGIISVASHIIGGDMQRMIQAFESGDRELAKRIHLAMLPLVHALFAKPNPVTIKYALSKLGFDVEAVRLPLVGLSKDEQLAYDLVWDTYMKQREMFVLS, encoded by the coding sequence ATGAATATAGGAAAAGTTTCGACCGCAATGATTACACCATTTTTACCCGATGGATCGATTCACTTTGAAATGATTGCAAAAATCATTGAACACTTAATTGCAAACGGTAGTGATTCAATCGTGGTTTGTGGAACGACGGGAGAATCGCCGACGCTTAGCCATAATGAAAAAATGGATATTATCCGTTTTACAGTAGAGACTGTGGATGGTCGTGTACCTGTTATAGCTGGAACGGGAAGTAATAACACCCAACAATCGATTGACATGACTCAAGAAGCGGAAGAAGCAGGTGTAGATGGAGCGATGCTAGTCACTCCTTACTATAACAAACCGGACCAAAGAGGCATGTACGAACATTTTAAAGCAATTGCATCGAACACAAATTTACCAGTGTTACTTTATAATATTCCAGGAAGATCGGTTGTCAATATGTCGCCTGAAACGATTCTTCATTTAAGTACGATTTCGAATATAGTAGCCGTAAAAGAAGCGAGCGGAAGTCTAGATCAAATGGGGCTTATTCTTCACGGAAAAGAGGAAGAATTTCAAGTATACAGTGGAGACGACGGGTTGACGCTTCCACTATTAGCGATTGGTGGAGAAGGAATTATTTCAGTAGCTTCTCATATTATAGGTGGAGATATGCAACGCATGATTCAAGCGTTTGAAAGTGGGGATAGAGAGCTAGCCAAGCGAATTCATTTGGCAATGCTTCCACTCGTGCATGCATTATTTGCGAAACCAAATCCCGTGACAATCAAATATGCATTATCAAAACTAGGTTTTGATGTAGAAGCGGTTCGTTTACCTTTAGTTGGACTCTCAAAAGATGAACAACTAGCATATGACCTTGTTTGGGATACGTATATGAAACAACGAGAAATGTTCGTTTTGTCTTAA
- a CDS encoding ribonuclease J — protein sequence MTKKKNELIRVIPLGGVGEIGKAMYVVEIDEELFIVDSGLMFPEDEMLGIDIVIPDMTYLEEQKDRIKGIFLTHGHEDAIGSIAYLLNKVKAPVYGSKLTIALAKEHLKEGPVANQVKFHEVTSRSRMNFDSTHVTFFHTTHSIPDSLGIVFHTSEGAIVHTGEFKFDQSAKGSYKPDIAKMANLGEQGVLMLLSDSTEAERPGYTTSETVIEEQLAETFHSVKGRILVAVYSSNFIRIQQVLDQAFACNKKVALVGKTLENVFQVGHKLGYLHVEEDALISIRDVNKYEDDQLVIIVSGNQGEPLEALEKMGRKHHRDVKMKDTDTVLITFTPSPGMEVAMYQTMNHLAKAGAKVLTSSKKVHVSGHGSQEDLKMMLNLMKPKYFIPIQGEYRMLMAHSKLAQETGMLKSQIFIADKGDIVEFKSGKVRMSGRVNAGNVLIDGIGVGDVGNIVLRDRKLLSQDGIFIVVVTLNRATKQIASGPEILSRGFVYVRESEKLMDESTELVRKIVEKYVNKESFEWTNIKQEIRDTLNSYLFQQTKRRPMIIPIIMEY from the coding sequence TTGACAAAGAAAAAAAATGAGTTAATCCGAGTAATTCCCCTTGGAGGCGTTGGGGAAATCGGAAAAGCCATGTATGTGGTTGAAATTGATGAAGAACTATTTATTGTAGATAGTGGCCTTATGTTTCCAGAAGATGAAATGTTAGGTATTGATATTGTGATTCCTGATATGACGTATTTAGAAGAGCAAAAAGATCGGATTAAAGGGATCTTTTTGACACACGGTCATGAAGATGCAATTGGCTCTATCGCTTATTTGTTAAATAAAGTGAAAGCACCGGTATATGGTTCTAAGTTAACCATTGCTCTAGCAAAGGAGCACTTAAAGGAAGGCCCAGTTGCCAACCAAGTGAAATTCCATGAAGTAACAAGCAGAAGCCGTATGAACTTTGATTCTACGCATGTAACATTTTTCCACACCACTCATAGTATCCCTGATTCTCTTGGAATTGTGTTCCATACGTCTGAAGGAGCAATTGTTCACACGGGCGAATTTAAATTTGATCAATCTGCAAAAGGAAGTTATAAACCAGATATTGCCAAAATGGCAAACTTAGGCGAACAAGGCGTGTTAATGTTACTGTCTGATTCAACCGAAGCAGAGCGACCTGGATATACAACCTCAGAAACGGTTATTGAAGAGCAACTAGCAGAGACATTTCATTCTGTAAAAGGACGGATTTTAGTCGCTGTCTATTCTTCCAACTTTATACGTATTCAACAAGTGTTAGATCAAGCGTTTGCTTGTAACAAGAAAGTTGCACTAGTAGGGAAGACGCTTGAAAATGTCTTCCAAGTAGGACACAAGCTTGGCTATTTACATGTTGAAGAAGACGCGCTAATTTCCATTCGAGATGTTAACAAATATGAAGACGATCAACTCGTTATTATCGTCTCTGGTAATCAAGGTGAACCATTAGAAGCGCTTGAAAAAATGGGCAGAAAACATCACCGCGACGTTAAAATGAAAGACACAGATACCGTACTCATCACATTTACACCTTCCCCTGGCATGGAAGTAGCGATGTATCAAACAATGAATCATCTTGCAAAAGCGGGTGCGAAAGTACTTACCTCCAGCAAAAAGGTGCATGTTTCAGGACATGGTAGTCAAGAAGATTTAAAAATGATGCTGAATTTAATGAAGCCGAAGTACTTTATTCCAATTCAAGGAGAGTACCGTATGTTGATGGCTCATTCAAAGTTGGCTCAAGAAACAGGCATGCTTAAATCACAAATTTTTATTGCAGATAAAGGCGATATTGTTGAATTTAAAAGTGGAAAAGTTCGAATGAGTGGTCGCGTAAATGCTGGCAATGTTCTTATCGATGGAATCGGCGTAGGAGACGTTGGGAATATCGTTTTACGAGATCGTAAATTGTTGTCTCAAGACGGAATTTTTATTGTTGTGGTTACACTTAATCGAGCGACGAAACAAATCGCTTCAGGACCAGAGATCCTCTCACGTGGATTTGTCTACGTAAGAGAGTCTGAGAAGTTAATGGATGAATCTACGGAGCTTGTTCGTAAAATAGTCGAGAAGTATGTGAATAAAGAATCGTTTGAATGGACAAACATTAAACAAGAAATCCGTGATACGTTAAATTCTTATTTATTCCAACAAACGAAACGACGTCCAATGATTATCCCAATTATCATGGAATATTAA